The following coding sequences are from one Frigoribacterium sp. Leaf415 window:
- a CDS encoding FKBP-type peptidyl-prolyl cis-trans isomerase, which yields MRRSLALLAVPALLLSLAACAGDAGGSSDTATPTSSASSTSDVPLRASGEPQAPQAGFPTVELDADGRPTVTVPEADAPTELGVETLIKGDGATVQAGDTVTVQYQGVIWNTGEIFDESWSRGAPATFSTDQVITGFADGMVGQTVGSQTVVVIPPADGYGEAGAPQAGISGTDTLVFVIDILAVS from the coding sequence ATGCGCCGCTCCCTCGCCCTCCTGGCCGTCCCCGCCCTCCTCTTGTCGTTGGCGGCCTGTGCCGGCGACGCCGGCGGGTCGTCCGACACCGCGACGCCGACCAGCTCGGCGTCGTCGACGTCCGACGTCCCGCTGCGGGCCTCGGGCGAGCCCCAGGCCCCGCAGGCCGGCTTCCCGACCGTCGAGCTCGACGCCGACGGCCGTCCGACGGTGACCGTCCCCGAGGCCGACGCGCCGACCGAGCTCGGTGTCGAGACCCTGATCAAGGGCGACGGCGCCACGGTCCAGGCCGGTGACACCGTCACCGTCCAGTACCAGGGCGTCATCTGGAACACCGGCGAGATCTTCGACGAGAGCTGGTCGCGCGGCGCGCCGGCCACCTTCTCGACCGACCAGGTCATCACCGGCTTCGCGGACGGCATGGTGGGGCAGACCGTCGGGTCGCAGACGGTCGTCGTCATCCCGCCGGCCGACGGCTACGGCGAGGCCGGCGCCCCGCAGGCAGGCATCTCGGGCACCGACACGCTCGTCTTCGTCATCGACATCCTCGCCGTCTCCTAG
- a CDS encoding FKBP-type peptidyl-prolyl cis-trans isomerase, whose product MTRTAPPRPSTRVRRGRIVALAAVPLVALVLSGCTGGSDQPSPTASGADGDCKAPASGSLSDGVDVTGEVEAAPEVSFDTPLEVTSTQRTTLVEGSGEVAGPGAVANVRIAVYDATTGAEVTSAGFDEGQQPTQLTVSTDYYVPGIVDAIACVPSGSRTVTVASAADMTTATAGEQAATPTPVVIVADVVSIVPTRATGEAQPPEDGFPAVELADDGQPTVTIPPGTDPPSDLQIEVLKKGDGPVVPDPANVTVQYQGVNWTTGEVFDQSWGKGTPTPFSTDQVVPGFAKAMIGQTVGSQVVVIIPPAEGYGEAGQPSAGIGGTDTLVFVIDILAVA is encoded by the coding sequence ATGACCCGCACCGCGCCTCCTCGTCCGTCCACCCGTGTCCGTCGAGGACGGATCGTCGCCCTGGCGGCCGTTCCGCTCGTCGCCCTCGTGCTGAGCGGTTGCACGGGGGGTTCCGACCAGCCGTCTCCCACGGCGAGCGGCGCCGACGGCGACTGCAAGGCGCCGGCGTCGGGGTCGCTGTCCGACGGCGTCGACGTCACGGGCGAGGTCGAGGCCGCGCCCGAGGTCAGCTTCGACACCCCGCTCGAGGTCACGTCGACCCAGCGCACGACCCTGGTCGAGGGCAGCGGCGAGGTCGCCGGCCCGGGCGCGGTGGCCAACGTCCGCATCGCGGTCTACGACGCGACCACCGGGGCCGAGGTCACGTCGGCCGGTTTCGACGAGGGCCAGCAGCCCACGCAACTCACGGTGAGCACCGACTACTACGTGCCGGGCATCGTCGACGCGATCGCCTGTGTGCCCTCGGGCAGCCGCACGGTGACCGTCGCCTCGGCGGCCGACATGACGACCGCGACCGCGGGGGAGCAGGCCGCCACGCCCACGCCCGTGGTCATCGTCGCCGACGTCGTCTCCATCGTGCCCACCAGGGCGACGGGCGAGGCCCAGCCTCCCGAGGACGGCTTCCCAGCGGTCGAGCTCGCGGACGACGGTCAGCCGACCGTGACCATCCCGCCCGGCACCGACCCGCCGTCCGATCTGCAGATCGAGGTCCTGAAGAAGGGCGACGGCCCCGTCGTCCCCGACCCCGCGAACGTCACCGTCCAGTACCAGGGCGTCAACTGGACCACCGGCGAGGTCTTCGACCAGAGCTGGGGCAAGGGCACGCCGACGCCGTTCTCGACCGACCAGGTCGTGCCGGGGTTCGCCAAGGCCATGATCGGTCAGACGGTCGGGTCGCAGGTCGTGGTGATCATCCCACCCGCCGAGGGCTACGGCGAGGCCGGTCAGCCCTCGGCCGGCATCGGAGGCACCGACACGCTCGTCTTCGTGATCGACATCCTCGCCGTCGCCTAG
- the dxr gene encoding 1-deoxy-D-xylulose-5-phosphate reductoisomerase: MRRITILGSTGSIGVQALDVVRAHPDLFEVVGLSAGSDRQGVAAQAAEFGVEHTALGTDESVQLVRDVRADVVLNGITGSVGLAPTLAALDSGASLALANKESLIVGGDLVTQRAAPGQIVPVDSEHSAIAQALRSGSDREVRRLVLTASGGPFRGRTRDSLAAVTPREALAHPTWDMGLVVTTNSSTLVNKGLEVIEAHLLFDVDYDHIDVTVHPQSIVHSMVEFVDGSTIAQASPPDMRLPISLGLAWPDRVDGVGVPLDWTRASTWTFEPLDEQAFPAVRLAKQVGRAGGTYPAVFNAANEQAVLAFHAGRVGYLDILDVVEAVVDRHTAGESSLEGVLDAERWARAEADALLAR, encoded by the coding sequence ATGCGTCGCATCACGATCCTCGGCTCCACCGGTTCGATCGGGGTCCAGGCCCTCGACGTCGTCCGGGCCCACCCCGACCTCTTCGAGGTGGTCGGCCTCTCCGCCGGCTCCGACCGCCAGGGCGTGGCCGCTCAGGCGGCCGAGTTCGGCGTCGAGCACACGGCCCTCGGCACCGACGAATCGGTGCAGCTCGTCCGCGACGTCCGGGCCGACGTCGTCCTGAACGGCATCACGGGCTCGGTCGGTCTCGCACCGACCCTCGCCGCCCTGGACTCGGGTGCGTCGCTCGCCCTGGCGAACAAGGAGAGCCTGATCGTCGGTGGCGACCTCGTGACGCAGCGGGCCGCCCCCGGTCAGATCGTGCCGGTCGACTCCGAGCACTCGGCGATCGCGCAGGCCCTGCGCTCGGGCAGCGACCGCGAGGTGCGCCGGCTCGTCCTGACGGCGTCGGGCGGGCCGTTCCGCGGTCGCACGCGGGACTCGCTGGCCGCCGTCACCCCGCGCGAGGCGCTCGCTCACCCCACCTGGGACATGGGCCTGGTCGTCACGACGAACTCGTCGACCCTGGTCAACAAGGGGCTCGAGGTGATCGAGGCGCACCTCCTGTTCGACGTCGACTACGACCACATCGACGTCACGGTGCACCCGCAGTCGATCGTCCACTCCATGGTCGAGTTCGTCGACGGCTCGACCATCGCCCAGGCCTCGCCGCCCGACATGCGCCTGCCGATCTCGCTCGGGCTCGCCTGGCCGGACCGCGTCGACGGGGTGGGCGTCCCGCTCGACTGGACCCGCGCCTCCACCTGGACCTTCGAGCCCCTCGACGAGCAGGCCTTCCCGGCCGTCCGGCTCGCCAAGCAGGTCGGGCGGGCCGGGGGGACCTACCCGGCCGTCTTCAACGCGGCCAACGAGCAGGCCGTCCTGGCGTTCCACGCGGGACGCGTCGGGTACCTCGACATCCTCGACGTGGTCGAGGCCGTCGTCGACCGCCACACCGCGGGCGAGAGCAGCCTCGAGGGCGTGCTCGACGCCGAACGCTGGGCACGTGCCGAGGCGGACGCGCTGCTGGCCCGCTGA
- a CDS encoding M50 family metallopeptidase: MQTILLFVLGVLVMVVGLAVSIALHEVGHLVPAKKFGVKVGQYMIGFGPTVFSRKKGETEYGVKALPLGGYISMSGMFPPGKTGGGARQSSTGFFNTLVQDARTASAETVDEGDESRTFYRLPVYKRVVIMLGGPFMNLLIAIVLFAVLLCGFGVQQASTTVGSVSTCVLPAGSTETSCPSDAPEAPAYAAGMLNGDRIVSIDGTTVTDGDQITSILQRSPGDTLDVVVDRDGTERTLQVTPALSERYVTTSSGAVATNPDGSSQTQEVGFVGIGFAYEKVREPVTAVLPAVGDNIAHVVGVIVTLPQRLVGVAQAAFGGAERDPNGPVSVVGVGRMAGEIASLDTIPVVDRISTLVGLLASLNVALFVFNLVPLMPLDGGHVAGALIEAIRRGFAKLFRRPDPGPVDTAKAIPVTFAIVILLGGMTVLLTYADIVNPIDIFG; the protein is encoded by the coding sequence GTGCAGACGATCCTCCTCTTCGTGCTCGGCGTCCTGGTCATGGTCGTCGGGTTGGCCGTGTCGATCGCCCTGCACGAGGTGGGCCACCTCGTGCCGGCGAAGAAGTTCGGCGTGAAGGTCGGCCAGTACATGATCGGCTTCGGGCCGACCGTCTTCTCGCGCAAGAAGGGCGAGACCGAGTACGGCGTCAAGGCGTTGCCCCTCGGCGGCTACATCTCGATGTCGGGCATGTTCCCTCCGGGCAAGACCGGGGGAGGCGCGCGCCAGTCGAGCACCGGCTTCTTCAACACCCTCGTGCAGGACGCCCGGACCGCCAGCGCCGAGACCGTCGACGAGGGCGACGAGTCGCGCACCTTCTACCGCCTGCCCGTGTACAAGCGCGTCGTCATCATGCTCGGCGGGCCGTTCATGAACCTGCTCATCGCGATCGTGCTGTTCGCCGTGCTGCTCTGCGGCTTCGGCGTCCAGCAGGCGAGCACGACCGTCGGCAGCGTCAGCACCTGCGTCCTGCCCGCCGGGTCGACGGAGACGAGCTGCCCGTCCGACGCGCCCGAGGCCCCCGCCTACGCCGCGGGCATGCTGAACGGCGACCGCATCGTGTCGATCGACGGCACGACCGTCACCGACGGCGACCAGATCACGAGCATCCTCCAGCGTTCTCCCGGCGACACCCTCGACGTCGTCGTCGACCGCGACGGCACCGAGCGCACGCTGCAGGTGACGCCGGCGCTGTCCGAGCGGTACGTGACCACGTCGAGCGGGGCCGTGGCGACGAACCCCGACGGCAGTTCGCAGACGCAAGAGGTCGGCTTCGTCGGCATCGGCTTCGCCTACGAGAAGGTACGCGAGCCCGTGACGGCCGTGCTGCCGGCCGTCGGAGACAACATCGCGCACGTCGTCGGCGTCATCGTCACGCTGCCGCAGCGTCTGGTCGGGGTGGCCCAGGCCGCCTTCGGCGGGGCCGAGCGCGACCCGAACGGCCCGGTCAGCGTCGTCGGCGTCGGACGCATGGCGGGTGAGATCGCGAGCCTCGACACCATCCCGGTGGTCGACCGCATCAGCACCCTCGTCGGTCTGCTCGCGAGCCTCAACGTCGCGCTGTTCGTGTTCAACCTGGTGCCGCTCATGCCGCTCGACGGCGGCCACGTGGCCGGAGCCCTCATCGAGGCGATCCGCCGCGGCTTCGCCAAGCTCTTCCGCCGTCCCGATCCGGGCCCGGTCGACACGGCCAAGGCCATCCCCGTGACCTTCGCCATCGTGATCCTGCTCGGGGGCATGACCGTCCTGCTGACCTATGCCGACATCGTGAACCCGATCGACATCTTCGGCTGA
- a CDS encoding asparaginase: MTDPRPAVPSRHPLTASGSVELAVLERSGWDESRHLGAGVVVDADGHELRRVGDADATIYPRSCLKPLQALTVLRSGVSLDGPQAVLATASHAGTRAHLDVVEALLGRSGSTEDDLLCPPDWPGDRTSAREASAKRRLAMNCSGKHASFLLACAENGWDPSSYVATDHPLQAAVRETVAEFTGETVDHAGVDGCGAPVIATTVVGLARAIARITGSVRPTGAGRDDHAAHLVEAVLGDAWAIDGPGRANTVTIDELGVLAKLGAEGVMVMGTTDGVAVAVKVLDGNVRAGTLVALRLLVDEGAVDAAAADRVIERTLEKVTGGDGLVGRIRLGSGLDR, translated from the coding sequence ATGACCGACCCCCGCCCCGCCGTGCCCTCCCGTCACCCCCTGACCGCCTCGGGCAGCGTCGAGCTGGCCGTGCTCGAACGCTCGGGCTGGGACGAGAGCCGTCACCTCGGTGCGGGCGTCGTCGTGGATGCCGACGGGCACGAACTGCGTCGCGTCGGGGACGCCGACGCGACGATCTACCCACGCTCGTGCTTGAAACCGCTGCAAGCGCTGACGGTGCTGCGGTCCGGAGTCTCGCTCGACGGCCCGCAGGCCGTGCTGGCGACGGCGAGCCACGCCGGCACGCGGGCCCACCTCGACGTGGTCGAGGCACTGCTCGGCCGCTCGGGCAGCACCGAGGACGATCTCCTCTGCCCGCCGGACTGGCCCGGCGACCGAACAAGCGCCCGCGAGGCGTCCGCGAAGCGCCGCCTCGCCATGAACTGCTCGGGCAAGCACGCCTCGTTCCTGCTCGCCTGCGCCGAGAACGGCTGGGACCCGTCGAGCTACGTCGCCACCGACCACCCCCTGCAGGCCGCCGTCCGCGAGACGGTCGCCGAGTTCACCGGCGAGACCGTCGACCACGCCGGTGTCGACGGCTGCGGCGCCCCGGTGATCGCGACCACCGTGGTCGGCCTGGCCCGGGCGATCGCCCGCATCACCGGGTCGGTCCGCCCGACCGGCGCGGGACGCGACGACCACGCGGCGCACCTCGTCGAGGCCGTCCTCGGCGACGCCTGGGCGATCGACGGCCCCGGCCGCGCCAACACGGTGACGATCGACGAGCTGGGGGTGCTGGCCAAGCTGGGCGCCGAGGGCGTCATGGTGATGGGCACGACCGACGGCGTCGCGGTGGCCGTGAAGGTGCTCGACGGGAACGTGAGGGCCGGCACCCTGGTCGCGCTGCGCCTCCTGGTCGACGAGGGGGCTGTCGACGCAGCCGCCGCCGATCGCGTGATCGAGCGCACGCTCGAGAAGGTCACCGGCGGTGACGGCCTCGTGGGCCGCATCCGTCTCGGCAGCGGGCTCGACCGCTAG
- a CDS encoding OsmC family protein, with translation MLDHDYAVDVHWTGDRGEGTTSYRSYGRDNTIVATGKQHDILASADRTFHGDADRWNPEELLLAALAQCHLLSYLHVAATAGVVVVAYEDAAVGRMTQTQDGGGRFTSVTLRPRVTVADDDMVERALELHAEASRKCFIAASVAFPVGHEPTVVAASREADRA, from the coding sequence ATGCTCGACCACGACTACGCCGTCGACGTCCACTGGACGGGCGACCGGGGCGAGGGCACCACCTCGTACCGTTCGTACGGCCGGGACAACACGATCGTCGCCACCGGCAAGCAGCACGACATCCTGGCGTCGGCCGATCGCACGTTCCACGGCGACGCCGACCGGTGGAACCCCGAGGAGCTGCTGCTCGCCGCCCTGGCACAGTGCCACCTCCTCAGCTACCTGCACGTCGCCGCCACCGCGGGCGTGGTCGTGGTCGCCTACGAGGACGCCGCCGTGGGGCGCATGACCCAGACGCAGGACGGCGGCGGTCGCTTCACGTCGGTCACCCTGCGGCCCCGGGTGACCGTCGCCGACGACGACATGGTCGAGCGCGCCCTCGAGCTGCACGCCGAGGCGAGCCGCAAGTGCTTCATCGCGGCGTCCGTCGCCTTCCCCGTCGGCCACGAGCCGACCGTGGTGGCGGCGTCCAGAGAAGCCGACCGGGCGTGA